Below is a window of Deltaproteobacteria bacterium DNA.
GCCATAACCCGTCTCGCCCAGATGGCCCGTGCGGCGGGAATCCACCTGATCATCGCCACGCAACGGCCCTCCGTGGATGTTCTGACAGGTATCATCAAAGCCAATTTCCCGGCCCGCATCTCCTTCCAGGTCTCCTCCAGGGTGGACTCGAGAACCATCCTGGACTCCATGGGAGCGGAAAACCTTTTAGGGGACGGGGACATGCTTTTCCTGCCGCCGGGCGTCGGCAAGATCATGCGGATTCATGGGGCCTACATCTCGGAAGAAGAAGTCCGCAGGGTGACGGATTTTCTGAGGAATCAAAGGAAGCCCGATTATGACCCGACCGTGATGGACCACGTGTCAAGGGACGAAGAAGTCGCAGAAGAAGATTTAGAACGGGACGAGAAGTACGACAAGGCTGTTGAGCTCGTTCTCCGGACGGGGCAGGCCTCCATCTCCATGATCCAGAGGAAACTCCGGGTTGGGTACAACAGGGCCGCCAGGATGATCGAGGTCATGGAACGGGAAGGGATTGTCGGGCCCTCCGACGGGGTGAAACCCAGGGAAGTTTACGGGAGAAGGGACGGATAGGGAGGCAGTCAATGATATTGTGGTCGGCAGAGAGAAAGCACTGTGTGATGATAGGCGCAGGAGCCGTGGGCTTACTCTTCTTTCTACTCTTCCTTGCCTCGTCCACTCCCTGCCTAGGCGATCCCGATCCAGGCAAGGAGCGATTGGAGGCCGTCTTGACCGGAATCAAGGGGAACTACGCAGCCCTTCCTGGACTCACCGTTCCCTACGAGCGGGATGTAGTGACCCGTTCCATGGCCATACTGGACGAGAACATCAAGAGTGACGTGGCCTCGGGACTGATTCATTTCAAGCCGCCCCATTTCCTGAGGATCGAACAGAGGACGCCTAGAACCGAACTGGTGATCTCAGACGGTCAGGTCCTCTGGTGGTATATTCCGGAAAAAAAGGAGGCCTACCGGTACTCGACCCGGAAGATGGGCAAAGAATTAAAACTCCTGAGCGACGTCTTTCAAGGCCTCAAAGAAGTGGAGGATGGATTCCAAGTGGAATTGACCGATCCCGGCGAATGCGGACCCTATCACCTCAAGCTGATCCCCCAGCCCCCCTGGACGGACATCGATTTCATACTCCTTGACATATCCCGGGAGGACTATACCATCCAGAGCTTCAAGATCCACAACTACCTGGGGGGATTTACACGCTTCACCCTCGGTGATCCGACCATCAGGAAAGGATTCGAAAAGGGCTTCTTCGCCTTTGTTCCGCCTGAAGGCGTCCGGATCATCAAGGAAGAGGACT
It encodes the following:
- a CDS encoding outer membrane lipoprotein carrier protein LolA, with the translated sequence MILWSAERKHCVMIGAGAVGLLFFLLFLASSTPCLGDPDPGKERLEAVLTGIKGNYAALPGLTVPYERDVVTRSMAILDENIKSDVASGLIHFKPPHFLRIEQRTPRTELVISDGQVLWWYIPEKKEAYRYSTRKMGKELKLLSDVFQGLKEVEDGFQVELTDPGECGPYHLKLIPQPPWTDIDFILLDISREDYTIQSFKIHNYLGGFTRFTLGDPTIRKGFEKGFFAFVPPEGVRIIKEED